The segment ACAAAAAATGAATTTGAAAAACTTTCTCCTTCTGAACTTACTGAAAAAAGACTTCAAGAAAGAGCACAGTTTTTCATAACCAAGAAAAACAAAGCGATTGAAACCATGATTCATAGCTTAGAGTGGATTCTTGTTTCTGCCTGTTTCTTTTATATGAATTGGAGACTTTATAAGAGGTCTTTATTTCGAACAGAAGTTTAAATCGTTTTTAAAGATTTTATGTTGACTAATTCTTATAAAGAGGGCTTTCAAGATATTTTTCGCGTAAGAACTTGAATAAAACTCCTATAATAGCAATCATTGGCATAGCAATTAAAACACCCAAAAATCCCATAAGATAAGCACCACTAAAAACTGCAAAAATTATCCAGAGCGGATGAAGACCAATACGTTCGCCTACAAGACGTGGTGTTAAAAAATTACCCTCAATAACTTGTCCCACCAAAAATATTCCGATGACAACTAAACGATGGGTCCAATCATCAAATTGTACGAAAGACATAATTGTTGCAATTGAAAAACCTGTTAAAACAGCGACATAAGGGATGAATAGAAAGAAGCCTGTAAGGAGCCCAATGGCAAGACCTGAATGCAGGCCTGTTAGAGAAAGAGAAAGTCCATAATAAATTGAGAGAATGAAACATACCAATGCTTGCCCTCGCGCAAATCCACTTAAAGCATCATCAATTTGTTTTACCAATCTTAAAATAGTGGGGGAAGCCTTTTTAGGGATGAGAGCTTTGAGAGAATTTAAAATTTTTGGCCAATCTTTTAAAAAATAAAAAGAAACAAGTGGGGTTACAATCATAAGGGCAATGATATTTGCAAGAGCAAGACTATTGGTTAATAAATCTCCAATAAGATGAGCAAGCCATTTTAGAGAGTCTCCAAGAAATGTTTTTGCGTAATTTTGAACGCGTATCCAATCTTCGGGTGAAATAAATTTGGACATTTCATCAAGAAGACTCATGGCATGTGTATGAAGATGAACGCCAAGAGATGGGATAACCTTTGTAAGCGAAATAATCTCATCTTGAACAAAAGGAAAAGCGAAAAGAAATAAGGCTGCAATGCTTAGGAAAAAAGAAGAAAGAATACATAAGCTTCCCGTGGCTCGATTAATTTTATATTTTTCAAGGAAATTGACAGATGGACTTAAAGCATAAGCTACAACGATGCCAATGATAAATGGAAAAAGGATCCCGCTCAGAAGATAAAAAAATAAAAAA is part of the Pseudomonadota bacterium genome and harbors:
- a CDS encoding AI-2E family transporter, coding for MKTTTSSPSLSQNQRLSLWILILGGGFLFFYLLSGILFPFIIGIVVAYALSPSVNFLEKYKINRATGSLCILSSFFLSIAALFLFAFPFVQDEIISLTKVIPSLGVHLHTHAMSLLDEMSKFISPEDWIRVQNYAKTFLGDSLKWLAHLIGDLLTNSLALANIIALMIVTPLVSFYFLKDWPKILNSLKALIPKKASPTILRLVKQIDDALSGFARGQALVCFILSIYYGLSLSLTGLHSGLAIGLLTGFFLFIPYVAVLTGFSIATIMSFVQFDDWTHRLVVIGIFLVGQVIEGNFLTPRLVGERIGLHPLWIIFAVFSGAYLMGFLGVLIAMPMIAIIGVLFKFLREKYLESPLYKN